A single region of the Glycine max cultivar Williams 82 chromosome 20, Glycine_max_v4.0, whole genome shotgun sequence genome encodes:
- the LOC100812912 gene encoding uncharacterized protein LOC100812912: MYRFSNTVIGFLNLFTLLASIPIIGAGLWMARSSTTCENFLQTPLLVIGFVVLVVSLAGFIGACFHVACALWLYLVVMLFLIAALMGLTIFGFGVTSKGGGVEVPGRVYKEYHLQDYSPWLRKRIQDPRYWNTIRGCIMGSKTCEKLATWTPLDYMQRDMSPIQSGCCKPPTACTYNVATMMMTQDPDCYRWNNAPNLLCYECDSCKAGVLEDIRGNWHKLSVLTVTMLVLLIGIYSIGCCAFRNTRRAETDYPYAENRMTKVRPRWDYHCWRWLHDRREQLY, translated from the exons aTGTATAGGTTCAGCAACACAGTGATCGGGTTCTTGAACTTGTTCACACTTTTAGCATCCATACCAATAATTGGAGCAGGTCTATGGATGGCAAGGAGCAGCACAACCTGTGAAAATTTTCTCCAAACCCCTCTTTTGGTTATAGGATTTGTTGTGCTTGTGGTGTCACTAGCAGGCTTCATTGGTGCATGCTTTCATGTGGCATGTGCACTATGGTTGTACTTGGTGGTCATGTTGTTCCTCATAGCAGCACTGATGGGTTTGACTATATTTGGTTTTGGGGTGACTAGCAAGGGTGGCGGTGTGGAAGTGCCTGGAAGGGTTTACAAGGAGTATCATCTTCAGGATTATTCACCATGGTTGAGGAAGAGAATTCAGGATCCTCGCTATTGGAACACTATTAGAGGCTGTATTATGGGGTCCAAAACTTGTGAAAAGCTTGCCACTTGGACCCCTCTTGATTATATGCAAAGGGATATGTCTCCAATACAG TCTGGATGTTGTAAGCCACCAACTGCTTGCACTTACAACGTggcaacaatgatgatgaccCAAGACCCTGATTGCTACAGGTGGAACAATGCCCCTAATTTGCTCTGCTATGAGTGTGATTCTTGCAAAGCTGGTGTGCTTGAAGACATAAGAGGGAATTGGCACAAGCTCTCAGTTCTCACTGTCACCATGCTTGTGCTTCTTATAGGGATTTATTCCATTGGGTGCTGTGCTTTCAGAAACACAAGAAGAGCTGAAACGGACTATCCCTATGCTGAAAACCGGATGACCAAAGTCCGACCCAGATGGGATTACCATTG TTGGAGGTGGTTACATGACAGGAGAGAACAGCTTTATTAG